The Acipenser ruthenus chromosome 25, fAciRut3.2 maternal haplotype, whole genome shotgun sequence genome has a window encoding:
- the LOC117414162 gene encoding transcription initiation factor TFIID subunit 12 isoform X1: MASPITGSAAVADVVRDLDSQIALIGPGPHNPKQLQDLEKLNDLKAKAQQIMNQYQPQALINLNFSSTVKAEPASTPPLSTSMANNTAAAAAAAVATAAVVKIPGTPGPAGRLSPEGSQVLSKKKLQDLVREIDPNEQLDEDVEEMLLQIADDFIESVVTAACQLARHRKSSTLEVKDVQLHLERQWNMWIPGFGSDEIRPYKKACTTEAHKQRMALIRKTTKK; this comes from the exons ATGGCCTCTCCTATTACTGGGTCTGCAGCTGTAGCTGATGTTGTTAGAGATCTAGACTCTCAGATAGCA CTGATTGGTCCTGGTCCCCACAACCCCAAGCAGCTTCAGGATCTCGAGAAACTCAATGATCTGAAGGCTAAAGCTCAGCAGATTATGAACCAGTACCAGCCACAGGCTTTGATAAACCTCAACTTCTCATCGACTGTGAAAGCAGAGCCTGCCAGCACCCCCCCTCTCTCCACCAGCATGGCCAACAacacggcagcagcagcggcggcggcggtggCGACTGCAGCAGTGGTGAAGATTCCAGGGACCCCTGGCCCTGCAGGCAGGCTCAGCCCTGAGGGCTCACAG GTGCTGAGTAAGAAGAAACTGCAGGACCTGGTGAGAGAGATCGACCCCAATGAGCAGCTGGATGAGGATGTGGAGGAG ATGCTGTTGCAGATTGCAGATGACTTCATTGAAAGTGTGGTGACAGCAGCATGCCAGCTCGCTCGCCACCGCAAATCCAGCACCCTGGAGGTGAAAGACGTACAGCTGCACCTGG AGCGCCAGTGGAACATGTGGATCCCAGGCTTTGGATCTGATGAAATCAGACCCTACAAGAAGGCTTGCACTACAGAGGCTCACAAACAG AGAATGGCACTGATCCGTAAAACAACCAAAAAGTAA
- the LOC117414162 gene encoding transcription initiation factor TFIID subunit 12 isoform X2: MNQYQPQALINLNFSSTVKAEPASTPPLSTSMANNTAAAAAAAVATAAVVKIPGTPGPAGRLSPEGSQVLSKKKLQDLVREIDPNEQLDEDVEEMLLQIADDFIESVVTAACQLARHRKSSTLEVKDVQLHLERQWNMWIPGFGSDEIRPYKKACTTEAHKQRMALIRKTTKK, translated from the exons ATGAACCAGTACCAGCCACAGGCTTTGATAAACCTCAACTTCTCATCGACTGTGAAAGCAGAGCCTGCCAGCACCCCCCCTCTCTCCACCAGCATGGCCAACAacacggcagcagcagcggcggcggcggtggCGACTGCAGCAGTGGTGAAGATTCCAGGGACCCCTGGCCCTGCAGGCAGGCTCAGCCCTGAGGGCTCACAG GTGCTGAGTAAGAAGAAACTGCAGGACCTGGTGAGAGAGATCGACCCCAATGAGCAGCTGGATGAGGATGTGGAGGAG ATGCTGTTGCAGATTGCAGATGACTTCATTGAAAGTGTGGTGACAGCAGCATGCCAGCTCGCTCGCCACCGCAAATCCAGCACCCTGGAGGTGAAAGACGTACAGCTGCACCTGG AGCGCCAGTGGAACATGTGGATCCCAGGCTTTGGATCTGATGAAATCAGACCCTACAAGAAGGCTTGCACTACAGAGGCTCACAAACAG AGAATGGCACTGATCCGTAAAACAACCAAAAAGTAA
- the LOC117413260 gene encoding ras-related protein Rab-39B-like: protein MDPQWQYQFRIILLGDSTVGKSSLLKRYTEDIFIDFINQTVGVDFYVQFFEVEPGVRIKLQFWDTAGQERFRSVTRSYYRNSVGGLLLFDMTNRDSFDHVREWYQEVSERVQPHRVLFVLVGHKSDLEAERTVSRKEGESLAESLGLPYIETSAKTNNNVVQAFELLCRTVYQALQSGEVAVREGWDGVKSGAAQAQGLKPRKEAEPAVGRTCSC, encoded by the exons ATGGATCCCCAGTGGCAGTACCAGTTCCGGATCATCTTGCTGGGAGACTCCACTGTTGGGAAGTCTTCCCTGTTGAAGCGCTACACAGAAGACATCTTCATCGACTTCATAAACCAGACTGTGGGAGTGGATTTCTATGTACAGTTCTTTGAAGTGGAGCCTGGAGTCAGGATCAAGCTGCAGTTCTGGGATACAGCTGGGCAGGAGAGGTTCAG GTCGGTGACACGCTCCTATTACCGGAACTCAGTGGGTGGGCTCCTGCTGTTTGACATGACAAACCGAGACTCATTCGATCACGTGCGGGAGTGGTATCAGGAGGTGTCGGAGCGGGTGCAGCCACACAGGGTGCTGTTTGTGCTGGTGGGACACAAGAGCGACCTGGAGGCCGAGCGGACTGTGTCTCGCAAGGAAGGAGAGAGCCTGGCCGAGTCGCTGGGCCTGCCATACATCGAGACCTCGGCCAAAACCAACAACAACGTAGTGCAGGCATTCGAGCTGCTCTGCAGAACCGTCTACCAGGCGCTGCAGAGCGGGGAGGTGGCTGTGCGTGAGGGCTGGGACGGGGTGAAGTCTGGGGCAGCGCAGGCACAGGGACTCAAACCCCGCAAGGAGGCTGAGCCTGCAGTGGGCAGAACATGCTCCTGCTAA